From one Doryrhamphus excisus isolate RoL2022-K1 chromosome 9, RoL_Dexc_1.0, whole genome shotgun sequence genomic stretch:
- the slc9a2 gene encoding sodium/hydrogen exchanger 2, protein MDFKPSKQTNFLMVICTALCLLRACGGEIPPRPTGGVTVLPPVKPDEPQAYPDPEKDNLPVFTMDYPRIQIPFEVTLWVLLASFAKIGFHVYNKMTIWVPESCLLISIGLIVGAIMHSVNEEPPAVLTSNVFFLYMLPPIVLDSGYFMPTQPFFENIGTVLWFAVVGTLWNSIGIGMSLFAICQIEAFGVQDINLQENLLFAAIISAVDPVAVLSVFEDVSVNEQLYIVVFGECLFNDAVTVVLYNMFNFVADMPVVEPVDVFLGVARFFIVGLGGMGFGVLFGFVAAFTTRFTSKVREIEPLFIFMYSYLAYLVAELFAISSIMAIVTCALTMKYYVEENVSQRSCTTIRHVVKMLGSISETLIFFFLGMVAITTEHEWNWGYILFTLLFAFLWRGLGVLVLTQIINPFRTIPFNLKDQFGLAYGGLRGAISFALAFTLPDNIGRKKLFVTATIAIIIFTVFLQGISIRPLIEFINVRRTNRNLETINVEIHCRVMEHTIAGIEDLCGQWSHFYWKDKFMKFNNRILRRILIRDNRAESSIVALYKKLELQNAMEILDTVSGDISAAPSIRSLHEEKKGPVKPKKRFLAADLRNMHDILAKNMYKIRQRTVSYTSKHALPNDSRTREILIRRHSSIRRSLRPGSFQTTVVPKSHKYFSLPAGAGLDSSLPPGRRTDTDETMSEVSFPARRPRFTPPTRSSSRAVVPLRRLDTLEEVPSVDILDERQTRSSAQDRVLPRSHSSSSEPRLHAPRLRPEPSENDSNSSALPGWAAEPRDNTTRNPLLRRPQWNVKKI, encoded by the exons ATGGATTTTAAACCTAGCAAACAGACGAACTTTTTAATGGTTATATGCACCGCTTTATGTCTCCTCCGTGCCTGTGGAGGAGAGATCCCACCAAGACCCACTGGTGGTGTCACGGTGCTGCCCCCGGTTAAACCAGATGAGCCCCAAGCCTACCCGGATCCCGAAAAGGACAATTTACCCGTTTTTACAATGGACTACCCCAGAATACAGATACCCTTTGAGGTCACTCTGTGGGTGTTGCTGGCCTCTTTTGCAAAGATTG GCTTCCACGTGTACAACAAAATGACCATTTGGGTGCCCGAGTCATGCCTCCTGATCAGCATTGGCCTCATCGTGGGTGCCATCATGCACTCAGTCAACGAGGAGCCCCCTGCCGTGCTCACCAGCAACGTCTTTTTTCTCTACATGCTCCCCCCGATTGTCCTGGACTCGGGTTACTTCATGCCCACACAGCCTTTCTTCGAAAACATCGGCACAGTGTTGTGGTTCGCTGTGGTGGGTACTCTGTGGAACAGCATAGGCATCGGTATGTCGCTCTTCGCTATATGCCAGATCGAGGCTTTTGGCGTGCAGGATATCAATCTTCAGGAGAACTTGCTTTTTGCTGCAATCATCTCGGCCGTGGACCCCGTGGCGGTGCTGAGCGTGTTCGAGGACGTGTCTGTCAACGAGCAGCTGTATATCGTAGTGTTTGGAGAGTGTCTCTTCAACGATGCTGTCACTGTG gtGTTGTACAACATGTTCAACTTTGTGGCAGACATGCCGGTGGTGGAGCCGGTAGACGTCTTCCTGGGCGTTGCCCGCTTCTTCATAGTGGGCCTGGGCGGTATGGGCTTCGGTGTCCTCTTCGGCTTCGTGGCGGCTTTCACCACCAGGTTCACCTCCAAGGTGCGGGAAATCGAGCCGCTTTTCATCTTCATGTACAGCTACCTGGCCTACCTGGTGGCGGAGCTCTTCGCCATCTCGTCCATCATGGC TATTGTGACGTGCGCCCTCACCATGAAGTACTACGTGGAGGAGAACGTGTCACAGCGCTCGTGCACTACTATCCGCCACGTGGTGAAGATGCTGGGCTCCATCTCAGAAActctcatcttcttcttcttgggcaTGGTCGCCATAACGACAGAGCACGAGTGGAACTGGGGCTACATCCTCTTCACGCTGCTCTTTGCCTTCCTGTGGAGAGGCCTCG GCGTCCTGGTACTGACGCAAATCATCAACCCCTTCCGGACCATTCCCTTCAACCTGAAGGATCAGTTTGGCCTGGCCTACGGTGGCCTGAGAGGCGCCATTTCATTCGCCCTGGCCTTCACGCTGCCCGACAACATCGGTCGCAAGAAGCTCTTCGTCACCGCCACCATCgccatcatcatcttcactgtCTTTCTCCAG GGCATCAGCATCCGACCTCTGATCGAGTTTATCAATGTGCGCAGAACCAACCGCAATCTGGAGACCATCAATGTTGAGATCCATTGCAGG GTCATGGAGCACACCATCGCTGGCATTGAGGACCTGTGTGGACAGTGGAGCCACTTCTACTGGAAGGACAA GTTCATGAAGTTCAACAATCGCATCCTGCGTCGTATCCTCATCCGGGACAACCGGGCAGAGTCCAGCATTGTGGCGCTGTACAAGAAGCTTGAGCTGCAGAACGCCATGGAGATTCTGGACACGGTGTCTGGCGACATCAGCGCCGCACCGTCCATCCGCTCTCTGCA TGAGGAGAAGAAAGGGCCTGTTAAACCTAAGAAGAGGTTCTTGGCTGCTGACCTGAGGAACATGCACGACATCCTGGCCAAGAACATGTATAAGATCCGGCAAAGG ACTGTCTCGTACACGAGCAAGCACGCGCTCCCCAATGACAGCCGCACCAGGGAGATTCTCATCAGACGTCACTCCAGCATCCGACGCAGCCTCCGCCCGGGAAGCTTCCAGACCACG GTGGTGCCCAAATCTCACAAGTACTTCTCACTTCCTGCTGGGGCCGGTCTGGACTCCAGCCTTCCACCTGGGAGAAGGACCGACACAG ATGAAACCATGTCAGAGGTGTCCTTTCCCGCCAGACGCCCTCGTTTCACCCCGCCCACACGCTCCTCATCCAGAGCCGTGGTTCCTCTGCGCAGGCTGGACACCCTGGAGGAGGTCCCCTCTGTGGACATACTGGATGAAAGACAGACGCGGAGTAGCGCACAAGACCGTGTCTTACCCAGAAGCCATTCCTCATCCAGTGAACCACGCCTCCATGCTCCTCGGCTACGGCCCGAGCCCTCTGAAAATGACAGCAACTCCTCTGCACTGCCAGGCTGGGCTGCAGAACCTCGAGATAACACGACACGTAACCCTCTTCTTAGGAGACCTCAGTGGAACGTGAAGAAGATATAA
- the mfsd9 gene encoding major facilitator superfamily domain-containing protein 9 isoform X2 — MIIPLLSHHVKALGASPTVAGIVGSTYGVLQLFSSTIVGSWSDVVGRRQSLLTCLLLSALGYSLLGMSTTIALFVLSRIPVGLFKHSLSICRALLSDLASEAERPLVMGHFNAASSVGFILGPMVGGYLTEHEGGFYTSAFVCAAIFLTNAGLVWMLPWRDILLHCNGTGKSVTNGSSANSHAPSDRDPTLEVQSKQAGDGRWWHDASSLQPAWRQLSSVGSRIRMVASSDMWDLFLVRLLMAVAIMLYYSNFSLAMEERFSLKPKTTGYLISYSSTLGALAGFLVGPVTKLYGNNMAALLLHSTLLTCLLIFIYAAAPSVWQVLLTSTFFAISTTIGRTCITDLELQRGGVRASGTLIGAGQSVTAVGRVLAPLLSGVTQEFSPCGPPSLGVLLALAAVGMLLVRIPKWNKKSTKLTKK; from the exons ATGATCATCCCGCTGCTGAGTCATCACGTCAAAGCTTTGGGAGCCAGTCCTACTGTTGCTGGTATTGTAG GGTCCACATATGGCGTCTTGCAGCTGTTCTCAAGCACAATAGTG GGCAGCTGGAGTGACGTGGTGGGTCGTCGTCAGTCTCTGTTGACGTGCTTGCTGCTCAGCGCTCTGGGCTACAGTCTACTGGGAATGTCCACCACCATCGCTTTGTTCGTGCTCTCGCGGATCCCTGTAG GGCTGTTCAAGCACTCCCTCTCCATCTGCAGAGCTCTGCTCTCTGACCTGGCATCTGAGGCCGAGCGCCCCCTGGTGATGGGACACTTCAACGCCGCCTCCAGTGTAGGCTTCATTCTGGGCCCCATGGTGGGCGGCTACCTCACTGAGCACGAGGGCGGCTTCTACACGTCGGCTTTTGTTTGCGCCGCCATTTTTCTTACCAATGCAG GTCTGGTATGGATGCTTCCATGGAGGGACATCCTTCTTCACTGTAATGGAACGGGCAAGTCTGTAACCAACGGTTCTTCTGCAAATAGCCACGCCCCCTCAGACAGAGACCCCACCCTGGAAGTGCAAAGCAAACAGGCTGGGGATGGCCGGTGGTGGCACGATGCGTCCTCGCTGCAACCGGCCTGGAGACAGCTGTCCTCCGTGGGGTCCCGAATTCGCATGGTGGCTTCGTCCGACATGTGGGACCTCTTCCTGGTGCGCCTGCTGATGGCCGTGGCCATCATGCTCTACTACAGCAACTTCTCCCTCGCCATGGAGGAGCGCTTCTCGCTCAAGCCCAAGACCACAGGCTACCTCATCAGCTACAGCAGCACGCTGGGGGCACTGGCGGGCTTCCTGGTGGGGCCCGTCACCAAGCTGTACGGCAACAACATGGCCGCCCTGCTGCTTCATTCTACGCTCCTCACCTGTCTGCTCATCTTCATATACGCTGCTGCCCCCAGCGTGTGGCAGGTGCTACTAACCTCCACCTTCTTCGCCATCTCCACCACCATCGGGCGCACCTGCATCACAGACCTGGAGCTGCAGAGGGGAGGGGTGCGGGCCAGCGGGACCCTGATTGGAGCAGGACAGTCGGTGACCGCTGTGGGTCGAGTGCTGGCTCCTCTTCTCTCGGGCGTCACCCAGGAGTTCAGCCCCTGTGGACCCCCCAGCTTAGgggtgctgctggcactggcgGCGGTTGGCATGCTCCTCGTTAGGATCCCCAAATGGAACAAGAAGTcaactaaattaactaaaaagtAA
- the mfsd9 gene encoding major facilitator superfamily domain-containing protein 9 isoform X1, giving the protein MNNHKYNTLYHRTRGRTRIIQCIYVVGFMDLFGVSMIIPLLSHHVKALGASPTVAGIVGSTYGVLQLFSSTIVGSWSDVVGRRQSLLTCLLLSALGYSLLGMSTTIALFVLSRIPVGLFKHSLSICRALLSDLASEAERPLVMGHFNAASSVGFILGPMVGGYLTEHEGGFYTSAFVCAAIFLTNAGLVWMLPWRDILLHCNGTGKSVTNGSSANSHAPSDRDPTLEVQSKQAGDGRWWHDASSLQPAWRQLSSVGSRIRMVASSDMWDLFLVRLLMAVAIMLYYSNFSLAMEERFSLKPKTTGYLISYSSTLGALAGFLVGPVTKLYGNNMAALLLHSTLLTCLLIFIYAAAPSVWQVLLTSTFFAISTTIGRTCITDLELQRGGVRASGTLIGAGQSVTAVGRVLAPLLSGVTQEFSPCGPPSLGVLLALAAVGMLLVRIPKWNKKSTKLTKK; this is encoded by the exons ATGAACAACCATAAATATAACACTTTGTATCATAGAACCAGGGGACGGACGAGGATTATTCAGTGTATCTATGTGGTTGGCTTCATG GACTTGTTTGGGGTGAGCATGATCATCCCGCTGCTGAGTCATCACGTCAAAGCTTTGGGAGCCAGTCCTACTGTTGCTGGTATTGTAG GGTCCACATATGGCGTCTTGCAGCTGTTCTCAAGCACAATAGTG GGCAGCTGGAGTGACGTGGTGGGTCGTCGTCAGTCTCTGTTGACGTGCTTGCTGCTCAGCGCTCTGGGCTACAGTCTACTGGGAATGTCCACCACCATCGCTTTGTTCGTGCTCTCGCGGATCCCTGTAG GGCTGTTCAAGCACTCCCTCTCCATCTGCAGAGCTCTGCTCTCTGACCTGGCATCTGAGGCCGAGCGCCCCCTGGTGATGGGACACTTCAACGCCGCCTCCAGTGTAGGCTTCATTCTGGGCCCCATGGTGGGCGGCTACCTCACTGAGCACGAGGGCGGCTTCTACACGTCGGCTTTTGTTTGCGCCGCCATTTTTCTTACCAATGCAG GTCTGGTATGGATGCTTCCATGGAGGGACATCCTTCTTCACTGTAATGGAACGGGCAAGTCTGTAACCAACGGTTCTTCTGCAAATAGCCACGCCCCCTCAGACAGAGACCCCACCCTGGAAGTGCAAAGCAAACAGGCTGGGGATGGCCGGTGGTGGCACGATGCGTCCTCGCTGCAACCGGCCTGGAGACAGCTGTCCTCCGTGGGGTCCCGAATTCGCATGGTGGCTTCGTCCGACATGTGGGACCTCTTCCTGGTGCGCCTGCTGATGGCCGTGGCCATCATGCTCTACTACAGCAACTTCTCCCTCGCCATGGAGGAGCGCTTCTCGCTCAAGCCCAAGACCACAGGCTACCTCATCAGCTACAGCAGCACGCTGGGGGCACTGGCGGGCTTCCTGGTGGGGCCCGTCACCAAGCTGTACGGCAACAACATGGCCGCCCTGCTGCTTCATTCTACGCTCCTCACCTGTCTGCTCATCTTCATATACGCTGCTGCCCCCAGCGTGTGGCAGGTGCTACTAACCTCCACCTTCTTCGCCATCTCCACCACCATCGGGCGCACCTGCATCACAGACCTGGAGCTGCAGAGGGGAGGGGTGCGGGCCAGCGGGACCCTGATTGGAGCAGGACAGTCGGTGACCGCTGTGGGTCGAGTGCTGGCTCCTCTTCTCTCGGGCGTCACCCAGGAGTTCAGCCCCTGTGGACCCCCCAGCTTAGgggtgctgctggcactggcgGCGGTTGGCATGCTCCTCGTTAGGATCCCCAAATGGAACAAGAAGTcaactaaattaactaaaaagtAA
- the tmem182a gene encoding transmembrane protein 182 — protein sequence MKLSVALFFAGLFGAVAVVFVLLSFGTDYWLLASESCDPKIDTTSEPGDIVVQNVTSGVTLYHEGFFWRCSFGGNVQDDDLQWKLWFTNQPHFKVCIHSYLFPFPVSHHTHNATAYESAIIYRGFWSIFMLIGVAAVILGGFIIICAAPFANHCLYKTGGSFFLASGFFLLCVVVMFVLWIEVLDVVDVYRDYQRTVMCSNFHLTLNYGLSFMFAPVGIFFSLLAGLLFLLIGRTIKIHYR from the exons ATGAAGCTAAGCGTGGCtttgttttttgcaggactTTTTGGAGCCGTGGCAGTCGTCTTTGTCCTTCTCTCTTTTGGAACAGATTACTGGCTGTTGGCCTCGGAGAGCTGTGATCCTAAGATTGACACCACTTCAGAG CCTGGAGACATAGTGGTGCAGAATGTCACCAGTGGGGTCACGCTGTACCACGAGGGCTTCTTCTGGAGGTGTTCCTTTGGGGGCAACGTGCAGGATGATGACCTGCAATGGAAGCTTTGGTTCA ccaatcagccaCACTTCAAAGTATGCATCCACTCCTACCTCTTCCCATTCCCGGTGTCCCATCACACCCACAACGCCACCGCTTACGAATCCGCCATAA TCTACAGAGGCTTCTGGAGCATCTTCATGCTCATCGGCGTGGCAGCTGTGATTCTCGGTGGCTTCATCATCATCTGTGCAGCCCCCTTTGCCAACCACTGCTTGTACAAAACGGGTGGTAGCTTCTTCCTGGCATCGG GGTTCTTCCTGCTGTGCGTGGTGGTGATGTTCGTGCTGTGGATCGAAGTTCTGGACGTGGTTGATGTCTACCGGGACTACCAGCGTACCGTCATGTGTTCAAACTTCCACTTGACCCTCAACTATGGTCTCTCCTTCATGTTTGCTCCTGTTGGCATCTTCTTCTCCCTCCTGGctggcctcctcttcctcctcattgGCCGAACCATCAAGATCCATTACCGCTAA